The following are encoded together in the Lactuca sativa cultivar Salinas chromosome 1, Lsat_Salinas_v11, whole genome shotgun sequence genome:
- the LOC111879294 gene encoding ABC transporter G family member 5, translating into MNRKGCDIEATGINYTIYTQKPQPPFKIFNKDQQVTQHQQPFPDPDTNPRARRVLREVSCHAKPWEVLAIVGPSGAGKSSLLEILAGKLTPQTATIYVNQKPVDKSRFKKTSGYVTQKDTLFPLLTVEETLVFTAKLRLNLPNVELRSRVKSLIQELGLTHVANARVGDDRVRGISGGERRRVSIGVAVVHDPEVVILDEPTSGLDSNCAFQIIDMVKTMAETRGKTVILSIHQPGFRIIKLFNSILLLANGTVLHQGTVDELNLSLRLIGLEPPLHVNIVEFAIDSIDSIQQQKNQKLSNLEQDIITASTNRITQGKFTLQQLFQQSKVIDLDHDHEDNKDQEQGQDQMITDGFANSRFFEAVILTHRFWKNISRTKELFAYRTLQMLVSGLILGSIFYNLDMDLIGAQERVGLFAFILTFLLSTTVEALPVFLQEREILMKETSCGSYRVSSYAIANGLVYLPFLLILAVLFATPLYWLVGLNPSFFAFSRFLLLIWLILYTANSVVVCFSALVPNFIVGNSVISGVIGSFFLFSGYFVSKQGTPKYWIFMHYISLFKYPFEGLLMNEFSGDAEGKCLEYLFGKCLVSGEDVLREQGGYEDDGKWKNFVIMVCFILVYRFISYVILRVRCSQRGLKGALL; encoded by the coding sequence ATGAATAGAAAGGGTTGTGACATTGAAGCAACAGGCATCAACTACACCATCTACACTCAAAAACCACAACCCCCTTTCAAGATCTTTAACAAAGATCAACAAGTTACACAACATCAACAACCCTTTCCTGATCCTGACACCAACCCCAGAGCTCGTCGGGTTCTTCGCGAAGTAAGTTGCCATGCGAAACCATGGGAGGTCCTTGCCATTGTGGGCCCTAGTGGCGCCGGAAAATCATCTCTGCTTGAGATCCTTGCCGGAAAACTCACTCCACAAACGGCAACCATCTATGTCAACCAAAAACCGGTGGACAAGTCAAGATTCAAGAAGACTTCAGGGTATGTTACGCAAAAGGATACCTTGTTCCCTCTACTCACAGTCGAAGAAACACTAGTTTTTACAGCTAAGCTCCGACTTAACCTTCCTAACGTTGAGCTGAGATCACGGGTCAAGTCGTTAATCCAGGAACTTGGGTTGACCCATGTGGCAAATGCACGTGTTGGGGATGATCGGGTTCGTGGGATTTCAGGCGGAGAGCGACGGCGGGTTTCTATAGGAGTTGCGGTGGTTCATGACCCGGAAGTGGTGATTCTCGATGAACCCACTTCGGGGTTGGATAGTAACTGCGCGTTTCAGATCATAGACATGGTCAAAACCATGGCTGAGACTAGAGGCAAGACTGTGATCCTTAGCATCCATCAGCCGGGTTTCAGAATCATCAAGCTTTTCAATTCAATATTACTCTTGGCAAACGGCACCGTTTTGCACCAAGGAACAGTTGATGAACTCAACCTCTCTCTACGGCTCATTGGGCTTGAGCCACCTCTTCATGTTAACATCGTGGAGTTTGCAATAGATTCAATTGATTCGATACAACAACAAAAGAACCAAAAGTTATCAAATCTTGAACAAGATATAATTACTGCTTCAACAAACAGAATCACACAAGGTAAATTCACTTTACAACAACTCTTTCAACAATCAAAAGTAATCGACCTAGACCAcgatcacgaagacaacaaaGATCAAGAACAAGGACAAGACCAAATGATTACAGATGGCTTCGCAAATTCAAGATTCTTCGAAGCAGTAATCTTGACTCATCGATTCTGGAAGAATATTTCTCGAACAAAAGAGCTTTTCGCATATCGAACTCTCCAAATGCTCGTATCAGGTTTGATCCTAGGCTCGATCTTTTACAACCTAGACATGGACTTGATCGGGGCTCAAGAAAGGGTAGGTTTATTTGCATTCATTTTAACATTTTTGCTATCAACGACAGTAGAAGCTCTACCAGTTTTCTTGCAAGAAAGGGAAATATTAATGAAGGAAACTTCATGCGGAAGTTATCGAGTTTCTTCATACGCAATAGCAAACGGACTTGTATACTTGCCATTTTTGCTAATTCTTGCGGTTTTATTTGCCACCCCATTATACTGGTTAGTCGGGTTGAACCCTAGTTTCTTTGCATTCTCGAGGTTCCTCCTCTTGATCTGGTTGATTCTCTACACCGCGAATTCGGTGGTGGTGTGTTTTAGCGCACTGGTTCCGAATTTCATCGTGGGAAACTCAGTGATATCAGGTGTGATTGGATCTTTCTTCCTGTTTTCGGGTTACTTTGTGTCGAAACAAGGTACGCCAAAGTACTGGATATTCATGCACTATATTTCATTGTTCAAGTATCCATTTGAAGGATTGTTGATGAATGAGTTCTCTGGTGATGCTGAAGGCAAGTGTTTGGAGTATCTGTTTGGAAAGTGTTTGGTGAGTGGTGAAGATGTGTTGAGGGAACAAGGAGGTTATGAGGATGATGGTAAGTGGAAGAATTTTGTGATTATGGTGTGTTTTATTTTGGTTTATAGGTTTATTTCAtatgtgattcttagggtcagaTGCTCCCAAAGGGGACTTAAAGGTGCCCTTCTTTGA